From the genome of Deltaproteobacteria bacterium:
TCTGAGGATCTCGATACAATTCTTTAACGGCTCCCTTTTTATAAATACTAAAATTCCCAAGATGATTTAAATAAATAGTTTGGGATCGAATGGCCCTATCAACGGCCATGATATAACCTGATAGAACTAACATCCCGGTAAACCCAAAGACTAAAGCCAACCCTGTGGTCCAGCTTCTTCGTTTATTTCGATACAGATTTAAAAAGGACCATTTAAGAAAAATCAAATTAGCTGCCCATCTTTAATATGAATGATTCTAGAAACTTTATTCATTAATTTTTCGTCATGGGTGGAAAATAGAAAGGTAACTCCTTTCAATTTATTTAAATTGATCATCAAATCAATAACGCTCGCCGTGGTCACAGAGTCTAAATTAGCCGTAGGTTCATCAGCCAAGATGAAATCAGGATGATTTACCAAGGCCCTCGCAATGGCCACTCTTTGCCTTTGGCCGCCAGACAATTTATTTGGAGATGAATGGATGAAATCTATCAAGCCAACATCCATCAGGCATTTTTGAGCAGCCTCACGACGTTCCTTTTCTTTCATTTTCGTATTTAATAATAAGGGGATTTCAACATTTTCCAAAACGGTCAACACGGGAATAAGATTAAAACTTTGAAAAATGAAGCCTATTTTCTCATTTCTTAGTTTGGCTTTCTGATCATCGTCTAGGTTGACAATGTTTTGATTTTGAAAAAGGATCTCTCCTTCATCTGGCTCATCAATAGTTCCAATCATATTAAGTAAAGTGCTTTTTCCAGATCCAGAGGCCCCTACGATCGCCGCGAATTCACCTTTTTTAATTATCAGATTAATATTCTTTAAGGCTTCAATAGAGGCATCACCTAAAAGGTATTTTTTAGAAACATTTTTAAGTTCTATCAGCTTGTCCATTTTTCAAATTATGTCTTTTAAATAATCCTTTGCCTAGCTCTTAAAACAACCCATCTAGTCATTAGGACCTGTGTAATAATAAAATAGACATTTTCCTTAGGCTTACCTTTAGGCTGCTTTTTTTATCACGTGATTTTCATCATCGAAATTTTGACTATGAATAGACAATTCAAGATTTTTAATAAACTGAATCCAGGATCTTTGATTATTGATGAGCTTCCCAGAATAAATATTATTTTTTAAATCTCTTAAAATTCGAACTTCAATAAGATCTTTAATTGGCATGCCTCTTACAAATCGAACCAGGTAACTTTCATCGGGAGCCATTTTGCTGCTAGTTTTAATCATGATTCCTGTTCGCGAAAAATTTAAAATATGCCCATGAATTAAATCTTTGAAATCTAAAGAATATCTTTGTCCCTCAGGAATATCTACTCTTAAAATCTCAATTTCATAATTAGACACGTACCTGACCCCGTTTCTTGCTTTTTTAAGCTTCAAAATATCAGTTTCATTTCGATTAAAGAAATTTGGAAAAACTTCTTTGTAGGCATTTAATACCTCAAGCTTCTCTTTTTCGCCAAGGGACTCGATAATTTTTTCCTTTTCACGAAAAAACAATTCCAGACTATCTTTCTCAAAACCATAGTGGAAGGGAAGGTTAAATTTAAATTGTTCAAAGTTTCCTATTTTCTTAAGGTCCTGTTGTTTATAAAATTTAAATAGATTCTTTGAATCCTCTTTATAAGCATAGTGTTTAAAGAATAGACTTTCAAGCTCGCCTAAATTTACGTAAAGGAAGTAGGAAGGAGAGTTATTAACAAAACCATGGGCAATTTTTTTAGTTTTAAATCGATGAAAAAAAAATAGAGCCTGATAGTACGAGGCCACATTTGATCTGACCCCGATAATCCAATAATTAACTCCCGCATATTGTGTCGCGTAATGATACATGTACCGAGTTAATGAAAACACCAGGGAGTGGGACCTTCTAAACTCCTTTTTTATAGCTAAGGCTGAAATCTCAGCAATTCTTTTCCCTCTTTTTCTAAAACTGGAAATGTCCACAGCCCCCTCTGAAGGAAGTCCTA
Proteins encoded in this window:
- a CDS encoding ABC transporter ATP-binding protein, whose product is MDKLIELKNVSKKYLLGDASIEALKNINLIIKKGEFAAIVGASGSGKSTLLNMIGTIDEPDEGEILFQNQNIVNLDDDQKAKLRNEKIGFIFQSFNLIPVLTVLENVEIPLLLNTKMKEKERREAAQKCLMDVGLIDFIHSSPNKLSGGQRQRVAIARALVNHPDFILADEPTANLDSVTTASVIDLMINLNKLKGVTFLFSTHDEKLMNKVSRIIHIKDGQLI